GAAGGATGCATTCATCGCAAACAAACTAAGAAGTCCTTTGCCattggaataaataaaaaatcttcaaattatCCATTCATGCTTATTTATGTGGGCCAATTCAAACTAAATCCTTGGGTGAGagtatattttttactatttattgaTGACTGTAGTTGCACGAGCAAGATTTAGTTTAGAAATTTTTcagaaatttcagaattttaAAGGTATGGTAGAGAAccacattaaattttttgtataAATAGAGGTGGCAAGTTCATATCTAAAGAATTCAATCTCTTTTTGCTAAGAAAATGACATCCAAAGGAGTTAACAACTCCTTACACtccaaaacaaaatggaatgctgaacaaaaaaatcaaactagtGTGGAGATGATAAGAGTATGTTACAAGAAATGAGactttcaaatcaattttGGGCAGAAGTTGTAGCAACATTCCATTAAATCTATCATCAACAAAGGTTGTCATGAATCGAACTTCTTATGAAGCATGACATGAAGGAAACAATCTATAAGTCCTATCCGAGTTTTTGGTTGTGTTGCTCATGCTTTGAAAAAGCCTCAAATTCGTCAAAAGCTtgattaaaattctaaaaaaaaaaatacattttatttggTCTTATACTCAATCAAAGCATATAACTTATACACCTCTCTTAATGAAAAGATTTCAGTTAAAATTGAtgtaaaatttgatgaaaaggCAAGTTGAGATTGGATTAAAGAACATGAGATTACATGAGATTACAGTTGAAGTTTTTACAGATGAAAAGCACAGTCAACTCCAGTGCATCTTCTAGTACCTCTACATCAACACAAAATTTGTCAAATTATCAACTTCAATATCACTAAACAACTCTTCTCTTGAAGAATCTTTGGATGAGACATCGCCAAGgaagtataaatctttagctGACGTATATGCATCATGTCAATTTGCTCGGCTTCAAACCCTATAAATTAGGAAGAAGTAgctaaaaaaagaattggcAGAAAGCCATAGTAGTAGAAATGCAGACaattgagaaaaaatggaaCAGGGTTGACATGGAAGCATACAGAAGCATATTCTTTTACCTTTCTCCTTCCTAATCCGAGAAATAAGCATTGACCATTTATTCGCTATCTAGGGTTCCTTCTATTTTATAAGCATTTCCCCCTTCATCTCATCTTGGAATTTGGCTTCTAAGGCTCTCAATAATTTCTcacatatttgaattttaaaagaaaaaatttagaattacttCTCGTTAGGGCTCAAGTATTACATCGCTCGTGTGCATCAACCCACTAGGGTGGGCTCGTTACACTCCTTCTAGGCTTGACTACGGGTTAGCCCACGTTCATACTATCATAAATCaacgaaaaaaataaatgtgtaTCATATCATGATGTATGCCTCTGTACATTacatattaaagaaataatcCGTTCTCGTAACATACAAAATACATGAAGTCTTACCTTTTAAATCATATTACACAGTGGAAAACTGATTAAGTGATTAGGCTGTACTATTATAACCATTCAAAATAGTACCCTCCATTAACATCTTCTATCcaatataacaaaaatgtcttattattgaatatatcataaatttatgatattcatatcaaatacaaaataaaaataacttccCAATGTATTGGGAAAGAAAAGTATAATCAATATTCATGTGTTGCAAGTGACATTAATTTTTCCCTCATGATTTGACTCGGAGTTGAATCTTTCGATCATTAAGCGGTTGCAAAGGCCTTGCATTAGTGTCTGAGTCCTGCATATATATAAACCGATTAAAACCGCTCTAATATGCTAATATGAGAGCAAGTAATTGAATCCGCTCAAAATTAGATGATTGAGTGGAGAAAATTATCGTGGTTTCATAAATGAACCAAGTACACAAACCCTAATTacacaattaaaaattagaggTATATGAATACAAATCAAAATACGAATATGAAAAATACATGAACAAAAATTCGATAGGatcaaataaaagtttaaatgcaTGCATAACAAATTCCAAACCTCATTTAAGAACTAAATTGTCCATtgacataaaattatattacttACATCATGAACCGCCACTCGAAGTAACTTCACTTGTTCAGGTGAAACGGTCCTAACCTGAAAAcgtataaaaatgatttaagcATTAAAACCATGAATATACATAGGATGATCtaacttgaaaaagaaaataccttTCTGACAAGGGTCCAAAGCACATTTTGAGAACACGGCGGAACAGTTAGAGAGCCAATATATCGATAATATAAACTGCTTCTCATCTCTAATTGTGACGGATCAGCCAAATCAATTGGTTCATCTTCTTTTGTATCAGAAACTTCTTCCAAATACTCTTTCATCtaagtgaagaaaaaaaaaaaagtgttaaaTTTAGAACATAACAATCTTAATCAGTCTCATCTTcaaaaattgatatttgaacATTTACCTTGGACAAGAAATAGTCAGGTCGtccaattttgtagagaaCACCAATGACAGCAACACTTCCTGTTGGGCTTTGGTGCACCAAATGGGCTTCTAAAGCAAATCTTCTGCCATTGATTGTATGCTCAGAGGGCGAATGCCAATGGAATTGCTTAAGAAAGTAGCGAGTTCCATTAACTTCCATATAGCCAGCCCCTTCACCCCATTTCAACTACAATAACCATCACAATCCATACTCAAAAGGGTTTTgtttaaacataattataagCAAAGTTGACATTACAACAATTACCATAATATCATGGCCTCGGTTCTTAAGAGTTGCATTAGAAGGCTTATACTCGGTCTTGAGGTTCGTAAAATGGGGTACAATTCGAACTCGCTCGTGCAATAGATCAATGGGAGATTGCATTAGCCCAGCCTTGCAGCTATGCCACTCTCTCTTAAGATCTCCCCAATGGGAAGGCCCTCTCTTTCCCTCTTCATTATAATCAAACTCCTTCTGATCCTCTGCATGCAATATCaaacaaacatttaaatattatacaaCAAAGCTCATATCCTAATAAACTACATGACACAATAGGTTGCCTACCAACTTCTTGAGACATTGCACGCCATGAAACCAAAAGGAAGGCACACAAAAATGTGCAAAACAACGCATGAAAAGAGAGCTTCTCCATCTTAAAAGCTTTGATTTCTTcgttaaatatttgtttgtatttcaGAGCCAAGAAATTGGGTATTTATAGGCACAAAGGTGAAGTATGAACACATGGAAATCAGAAGCTTCTGTGTTCCTTCCACCGTTAAGTTCAACTAAGTTtgaaaaagaggagaaaggCAATGAATTCATATATAATTAATGGATATTGGAAACAAAGCGCTGCCGTACGGTTTCTTTTATGCATGTAAACAGGGTGGTCCTTTGTTGAGAGTCTTCTAAAATTGAGGTGAAAAGATATCAATGAAATGTTGTGGTGCATATAAGATTGAGAATGGGTATCAAATGAAGTTGACAAAAACAAAGATCGCCCACACGTTTATAAGTGACTCTCTTGAAAATAAGGTTGCAAAAATANacaaaaaaaaaaaaaaaaaaaaaacttcaactaattattatttctcttttgttgttCTAAGATGTGGGGTCGTAAGTAATTGGGTCggaaaatgcaaacacatgcaactcatacTCAAAGGATTTATCGTTAAAACTACCATTTGCTCAAGTTGCAAATTCTCAGATGTAACAATACTCAACAAAATTCGGATATTAGTGAATTTCACACCGAGAGAAAAGATTTTAGCATAATCAATGGCTTTCCTTTatgaatatcctttaactactaaTTGAGCCTTAAATCTTCTTTTCACATttggttcaaccttgattctcaacacccatttgttcCGTAGGGCTCTCTTTCGTTAGGTAACTCAGTCAACACCCACGTATTATCTATTTAAGTGAGCTCATTTCATCTGGtttgctcccacttggttgaaTCTTCAACCTATAGGCCTCATCAAAGAATTTTGAttctccttcgtcagtcacaacaaatagtgtaatgaaggtgaATATCTATCTGGTGCTCTAATAGTTCTGAATGATCTCCTCAACACTTGCttaggtgtcacttgctccactTCTAGTTCTTCAGCAACAGTTTTAGAAATTTCTTGAGCTTCTACTATAACATCACTGTGCGAGTTTTTTCGCAACTCAAGGTTAAGCCCGACTTACTTTGTAGTCTTAGAActtatcttctttttgtcCTTTTATAAGACATTTTCATTAAAGGTCACGTCATAGTGTcttatgatttttttgttcttgtcatcccaaaacTTGTACCTGAAGATGTCAAAGCCATAGCCTATAAAATAGCACTTTACAATCTTAGCATCGAGTCtgtctctcttctctggatcaacgTGAATGCAGTGCAAccaaaagttctcaagtgagagtacttgagttcttttcctatCCACACTTCTAGTAATTTCAACTCCAAGGGTACTGACAACTCTCTATTGATCAAAAAGATGTTGTATTCATAGCATCAGCCCCTCTTTGGTAGttcagaatgaatcctcatgctcTTTGCTCGCACATTCAATATTTTGTTCATTCTTTCTACAacaccattttgtcttgccttactGAGAACTGTCCTCATTAATCTAATTCTTTTAGTTgcacaaaatattttaaactctgACTTGTCGTACTCTCTTCCATCGTCAGACATAAGACATAAGACATTTGATCTtctgatatggaaatcaacccaagggaaagtatggaacggattaccttgatgatcaagatcaagagtaaagaaaactcgtttctaaactcgtgattcgaatcactccacaagagagattgatcatgtcgagcttgaatgattctacatgcaacctaaactacatagaattgcaaagaaacttagccattggctaaagaaaaagcacaaatgcttcttttactatattttccaagtctaccttacaaatacaacatacatgactttatatagcctcaaaaatgaaactactaaagttattccaagagttgtaacattcctactttatggccataattagccattatgtaaatgtaaccgaaattaaataacaagtcttaaaatacaataactctaaattactctaaattgtaacccacccaaaatttacaacaatcaaacttcattcttcttcaatgtagcatgagttgaaacatcttttgataattttgacaaccttttcttcacatcttcattgaagtatattgtatgattgatgtctcttggttcatatcatctTCAAGCTgatctgattttcaacttcaactttttCCTAAGTCAGTTATGAAGTTCGGTCTCATATAATATATGTTGTAtgtagttttgtttttttacccTAAAGTTGTTGACTCTGACAATTGAGAGGAAAATGTTGACGGAGTAAAAAACGGCCAAAGGAAAATTCTTctaacaagaaaataattgaaaacaaagGGAGAGAGAATATTTGGTCGGACCACTTTTATCTCACAAAAGTAAGGTCacttgttatatttttaaatattcattgtTTTCCTAACATTTTGCCTAGTAAAAGTAAGAGACCTCTTGTGGAATGACGAATTTTGGTGTAAAGGTCATGGAACCATGTTTTCTTAGATAGTTTTCTATGTTTGTTTTCTATAATAGGTCGAGTTATTTTCATGTTCCAATTAGATTTCATGAACTCGAATCGTTTCTTAAAAAGTAATTCTCgagtataattatttttcgcTAGAGtcgatttgaaatttcatgacatataataattagttagaaaagaaattttggaagTTTGTGGATTTTTATTAGCAACCTCATTTTCTAAAGTGtctatcttttcttttatgatcTATAAATGTGTggtgacattttttttctgtcGACTTCATTTGATATCcttacaaaacaaaatcctccattttttttttcaccacAATATGTTATTGATAGCTTTTCACCACAATTTTAGAAGACTCTCAATTATGGACCACCCTGGTTATACGTATAAAAGAAACTGTACGCCATCGCTATGTTTCCAATGtccattaattattaatatgtaCGTAATATAGCGCCCAAGAATTCATTAcctttctcctctttttcaAACTTAGTTGAACTTAACGGTGGAAGGAACACAGAAGCTTCTGATTTCCATGTGTTCATACTTCACCTTTGTGCCTATAAATACCCAATTTCTTGGCTCtgaaatacaaacaaatatttaacgAAGAAATCAAAGCTTTTAAGATGGAGAAGCTCTCTTTTCATGCGTTGTTTTGCACATTTTTGTGTGCCTTCCTTTTGGTTTCATGGCGTGCAATGTCTCAAGAAGTTGGTAGGCAACCTATTGTGTCATGTAGTTTATTAGGATATGAGCTTTGttgtataatatttaaatgtttgtttGATATTGCATGCAGAGGATCAGAAGGAGTTTGATTATAATGAAGAGGGAAAGAGAGGGCCTTCCCATTGGGGAGATCTTAAGAGAGAGTGGCATAGCTGCAAGGCTGGGCTAATGCAATCTCCCATTGATCTATTGCACGAGCGAGTTCGAATTGTACCCCATTTTACGAACCTCAAGACCGAGTATAAGCCTTCTAATGCAACTCTTAAGAACCGAGGCCATGATATTATGGTAATTGTTGTAATGTCAACTTTGcttataattatgtttaaacAAAACCCTTTTGAGTATGGATTGT
This genomic interval from Cucurbita pepo subsp. pepo cultivar mu-cu-16 chromosome LG20, ASM280686v2, whole genome shotgun sequence contains the following:
- the LOC111782728 gene encoding alpha carbonic anhydrase 7-like, producing the protein MEKLSFHALFCTFLCAFLLVSWRAMSQEVEDQKEFDYNEEGKRGPSHWGDLKREWHSCKAGLMQSPIDLLHERVRIVPHFTNLKTEYKPSNATLKNRGHDIMLKWGEGAGYMEVNGTRYFLKQFHWHSPSEHTINGRRFALEAHLVHQSPTGSVAVIGVLYKIGRPDYFLSKMKEYLEEVSDTKEDEPIDLADPSQLEMRSSLYYRYIGSLTVPPCSQNVLWTLVRKVRTVSPEQVKLLRVAVHDDSDTNARPLQPLNDRKIQLRVKS